From a region of the Impatiens glandulifera chromosome 4, dImpGla2.1, whole genome shotgun sequence genome:
- the LOC124935777 gene encoding universal stress protein PHOS32-like, translated as MSNRKIGVAMDFSAGSKNALNWALENILRKDDTLFIIHIHQSEANESRNQLWSSTGSPLIPLDEIRDSQIMHNYGLNFDHEVLEVLEKSSKQTDIKVILKIYWGDAREKLCDAVTEFDLNCLVMGSRGLGQIQRILLGSVTNHVTTNANCPVLIVKEPIK; from the exons ATGAGTAACAGAAAGATTGGTGTAGCAATGGATTTCTCCGCAGGAAGCAAAAACGCACTCAATTGGGCTCTCGAAAACATCCTAAGAAAAGACGACACACTCTTCATAATTCATATCCACCAATCCGAGGCCAACGAGTCCCGCAATCAACTCTGGTCCTCCACTGGTTCAC CTTTGATACCTTTGGATGAAATAAGAGACAGTCAGATTATGCACAATTATGGTCTCAACTTTGATCATGAGGTTCTTGAAGTGCTTGAGAAGAGTAGCAAGCAAACAGAT ATTAAAGTGATTTTGAAGATCTATTGGGGAGATGCAAGAGAGAAGCTTTGTGATGCAGTAACCGAGTTTGATCTCAATTGTTTGGTCATGGGAAGCCGAGGCCTAGGCCAAATTCAGCG AATACTTCTAGGAAGCGTGACAAACCATGTTACAACAAACGCAAACTGCCCGGTTCTCATAGTGAAGGAACCGATCAAATAG
- the LOC124935778 gene encoding uncharacterized protein LOC124935778, with the protein MATKRQTGSSFSITDDLFGSKDSISNSSSSGIFDSLFPPPSTAGRRNFSGSEVLGSMQKQSWSTGSGIADNGNKNWKGGSNNRSNETVVERNSNFQQKVEPCPLSSSLYYGGQEDMYGTLSNQTVIMKKTMTENDPNENNSNDASRGNWWQGSLYY; encoded by the exons ATGGCAACGAAGAGGCAGACTGGTTCATCTTTCTCAATCACCGACGATCTCTTCGGTTCCAAAGACTCTATATCCAACTCTTCATCCTCTGGAATTTTCGATTCATTATTCCCTCCGCCGTCCACG GCAGGGCGTAGGAACTTCTCTGGCTCAGAGGTCTTAGGATCTATGCAGAAGCAGTCATGGAGCACTGGATCAGGAATTGCTG ataatggaaataagaattGGAAAGGTGGAAGCAATAACAGATCTAATGAAACAGTTGTAGAAAGGAATTCAAATTTTCAGCAAAAGGTTGAACCATGTCCTCTCAGTTCATCTTTGTACTATGGTGGGCAAGAAGACATGTATGGAACTTTGAGCAATCAAACTGTCATT ATGAAGAAAACCATGACTGAAAATGATCCAAATGAAAACAATTCAAATGATGCATCTAGAGGAAACTGGTGGCAAg GTTCGTTATATTATTAG